Genomic DNA from Dermochelys coriacea isolate rDerCor1 chromosome 12, rDerCor1.pri.v4, whole genome shotgun sequence:
CAAATAAAAACTGCATGAGAACTCTAGGAATTTCAGGAGTCAAGTCTTTCAAGACAAATATGTAGGTTGTATCTGAAACAAAGAGCAGACAGGTGCATGCTACATCTTGTTTATCCTTTTAAGCCATAGGATGGTGGGTGTAAAAAGTGAGGTACCAAATCTAATGGAGCCTAGCACGAAGCCAACCGTTAAAAAAGTCTTAACATGGCTCTAGGATAAAATTTCCaaaggctcctaaatcatttaggtgctttaagtcccatttttgaaaatgactgAGAAGACTCTGTTTCAGTGACAGCCAATAGGACTTAAATTCCTAAGTCACTCTTGAaaaggaacttttgaaaattttaccctgatCTTGTTTCCATCACAAAATAAGCACTCTGCTGTCcagaaacaccaccaccaccaccacaacacaTTTTGGGTCATGCCACCCAAACTCAGATACCAACCAGTGTTCTAATCAGTTAACATTCTTCCTGTGCTGTCTTGTGGGGGGGCGGAAGgctgtttcactttgtttttaaaaagaaaacaaatgggaATTTCTCTCTGAATGGGAGAGAGAATCCCCTGCaggacaggagggattttaattGGTCAGAATTGCAGATCTTTGCCAATTCCTAAAAAGAGCCAGCACTGAACTACCCTGTGTAAGATTTCCAGCCTTGAATTCACCTATGGCAAATCCAGAACAGCTCAGACAGTTGTGGCACAGAAATCTGACCTGAGCCTGTTAAAGAAGTCACCGTATGGACCACTTATTGAACACAGCAAAGGGAAAAGGAAACCCCTTTCAAGACAGCCACCTTGCACTGCCTATGATTACAGGGTTCCCATCACAGCACCGATTGTCCAGACTGTCTGGAGTCCCCTTTGGTTTGACCTTTGCCACACTCACCTCCCCTGAGTAACTGTACTTTCCTTTCAGGATCTGCCGGTACAAGCGGGTTCGGTTGTCATCCTCAAAGGGCATAGTTCCACTCAGGAGGATGTACGAGATCACACCCAGTGCCCACATGTCCACAGAATTGGTGTAGGGTTTCCTGACCAGGATTTCTGGGGCGATATACTCTGGTGTCCCACAGGTGGTTTTCATTAAGCAGTCATCTCCCTTCTTCCGAGCACTTGCCAGCCCAAAGTCTGTGATCATGATTTTAGAATCCGTTCCAGGATGGTAATACAGCAAATTCTCTGGTTTTAAATCCCGGTGCGTGATGCCCAGTGTATGCAAGTACTTTACCCCATCCAACACCATCTGCAGCACTCGGGTAGCATCTCTCTCAGTAAAGGAGCCTTTGGCAATGATTCTATCAAATAATTCCCCTCCAGTGGCCAACTCCATCACCATGTAGACTCGCTCCTGGGTCTCAAACACCTCAATGAGCTGGATGATGTTTGTGTGCCGGACACGTCGCAACACACAGAGCTCTGATTCGCACACTTCCCTCCCTTCACGGTACTTGGTCTCTATCATCTTGATTGCATAAGGCTGCTTGGAAGCCTTATGTTCCACCCGCACAACACGACTAAAGCTGCCTCGGCCAATCAGGGCTTTGATGTCATACTTGGCGGTCACCCTGGGGTCAAATTTGGCACGGTACTTAGCCACCTTGttcttgcggggctcaggctgctcCATGTAGTTAGGTGGGTGGCCACCAGAATAGGGGTTCGTGTGAcaagggggtgagggggagccaGCTTTGATAGCAGCTCCACCATCATCCTTGATGAAGTGCTTGTACACGTCATTTTTATGACCAGTGTAAGGCTCAACCTTTTTAACCAGATCTAACTGAACGTCTGTGGGGGGCTCGGGAAGCACTTTGCTTGTCCCACAGCCCATCACTGAATGGTGCTAATCACCCATCAAGGCATTCTCCCAGGGCGACATCAGCAGCAACCGCATCTGGGACAACTCCCACATTCGAACCTttcaaaaaaacagagagaagagAGCTAAGTAGTAGGAATTAGGGTAATGAAGATTTAGAACATCAAACATCATGCAAGTGACCCCTGGCTCAAGACATGGCTGTAGATGAAGGATACAGCCACACTAGCAAACAAGGTGGGTCTTACCATGCATTAGCTAACATGGTAAAGTCACTGTATGCACAAGGCAGTTATACTTTAAACACGTTAGCAGGCCAAAGTAAGCCCTAGAGGAGACCCCAACTGGGATTAGAAGAGATACCCCCATGGGTCAGTTAGTACATTCCCCAGCATTATGGTAGGCCTGAGCATAGTATCCCTAATATGATGGTATCCTCTCAgcgaggcaaggtgggtgaggtaatatccttcaCTGGACCACTTGAATTGGTGAAAGAGAGATGCTTTCCagctacacacagctctgcttCGGACCTgaataaaaaaaagatatcatcTCACTCACacggtctctctaatatcctgggactaacatggctacactgCAAACAATGGAAGGTATCCTCTCTTGTCCAGCTTGGGTGCCTTACAAAAGCCTAACTCCCTACTTTATGGGCATTATTTGCAACCTCAAATTTCTGATTACAGGAATGccacagcttcccttggaagtTCTCTTATACTGAACTCTTCCTAAACTTTTTCCTCATATTTAACTGGGAAAATGTATCTTAAGTCTGTTACTTCTCATTCTGTCCTTGCTGACTAGTGATAGCTGATACCTATCTTCTATATAGCATCACTCTTCCAGtaagtctctctctctatgcAGTCATCTCTTCTCCATGGCACGAGCCACTGAACATTCCCAACAGCTCTTATTTTCCAAATCTTTGATCTCTTTAGGTAATCTCCTCTGAACTCTTTCTGATAtgcttgtcttttttaaaaaaattgctgcccAGATATGAATACAGCTCTCCAGCTAAGGCATGAGCATCATTGTTTGGAGTGGAAGAAATCCCATGCTTATTTCAGATGTGATATTCTATTAAAGTAAATGTGGTTCAACAATTACCTGTACTCTCGGCTACAACTGCCCAGCCATTATCCCCTATTCTATAACAGTACATTTGATTATCCCTTCTGTACCTCCACTGCCTTCTTCACTTGGTAGGATCTCCTAGGATTCATTTCAGTCCACTTCACTCATTTACCCAGGCCAGTGTAACCTGTTTGTCCTCCCAGgtattggtgatccctttcaGCTTTGTATCATTCTTTAATCTTATAAGTGCATTGACTGCTTCaatatattgaatagtactaGACCTAGAATGACCCCTATGGAAAACCGATGATACCTTCTCCTAATATATCACTGACCTATTCATCATTACTCTATACTCTGATTTTTAAGTACTGGTATAGCCATTTTAGAAGACAGAGccaatgaaaaatgttttctgtggAGCACTTGGTATTCACTTTTGTCATTAGTCTCTCATCTGGAATCTCAATCACAAATGCTGATGGGATGGTGTGTGTAGGATTCCGGCCTCACCTGTACCCAACGAGTTGCTGTACAGAAGGTGCATCCTCTACACCCCAGGTGCAGGACCATTTACAAAATGATttaggtcaggggtggccaacctgagcctgagaaggagccagaatttaccaatgtacattgccaaagagccacagtaatacgtcagcagcctccccatcagctccccccgtcccacccccagtgcctcctgcctgccagcagtCCCACTGATCAGCAAACTACCTTTGCAGATTACCCCCCTTTGCAAATTACctttaaaggtgacctgaaaagcctttggtaaaaaaaaaaaaaaaaaaaaaaaaaaaagagatacaaGATCATAGTTACAAAGACGTAAATATACAATAATTACATGTTAAAACAAAGCCTAAGAGCCAGCTCTCTTGCCCTAACAAcgaggaggccttgtggcaccttagagactaacaaatttatttgggcataagctttcatgggctagaacccacttcatcagatgcatggagtgtaaaatacagtaagtagtatatatatattacagcacatgaaaagatgggagttgccttaccaagtggggaggtcagtgctaacgaggccaattcaatcaaggtggaagtggcctattctcaacagttgacaagaaggggtgaatatcagagGGGAAAGTACATTTTGTAGTGATCCAGCATTTGCCTCGTTGCTGTTTATATTAGCAGATGCATAGCAGGGAGGGCAGGAAAATTCTCTGGTTTAAGTGCTCAAAGGCAGCCACTCTTACAGAGGAAACAGAGAATCCCGAACACAAGTCTTGACAGGTAGGCAAAGGAAGAaccaatttaaaatgaaatccatAATTATGTATAACTTTATGTCTACACATTGCTCCTGCTCCAAATGGGGGAAACAGATTTACTATTAAATAAATTCTCCTTACAGAGTTCCATTCAAAGCAATCGCTATACATGTGGCTTTCAAGTCTGTTGCAAATTAAAACGAAGCATTCACTTTATCAGAACTATCTTTCTCTTCTATCCCACCTCCAAGTCTGGGTTAGGATTAATGGTTTGATATAGCATattgacattttcagaagcagGCAGATATTTCTGCTGCCCTGTCTCCCATGCTGCTAGTGACATTAGGCCGTGTATGGCTTCTCTGCTATTCACTTAAAATCACATTTAGAAAGTCCTTTCTGCATGCAGATGAAGAGTCACACGACTCAGACCACAACTGCATTTCAGGCAACTGTTGGAATCACTTTTCCGAGAAGAAAAGCAAACTGCCCTCTGCCAACATCCCCCTGCAGCCAGTGGACCTGGCTCAGTGAAAGGACATTGAGAAACAGACATAACAAAGCTCAAGAAATGAACTAGCTTTAACATCTCCAGAGGCTAGGCTTCAAACTACGGTCACGAGTTAGGCAATCATCCATCCCAATCCCGATTTGCACAGCACAGAACTACAGCATAATTTGGCAGTTTATGATGTACAGAAATCCAGGACTGCAATAGCTACAGTTCAGGGTTAAAGGGGATTAGCCGAGTTGTGTATGGGAAGCCCAAAACAGGAACTGTAGGGTGTGATACAGGCCACTTCTGAGgcgcactgacagagctgtggggCAAAGAGGAGGATAGGACTAGAAAAAGTAGTAACCATTGCAGCTCAGGACTGTGGTATGTGAGTAACCCCATCATGGAATGGTCATCAGGCCTGAGACACAGTAGCAGAGCTTTGAGAGAGAATCTTGCACAGCCCAAGCTCAACCACTACTGTCAGCCATTCATTTTCAGGAGCACTAATTTCACcaactaaattaaaataaagtgagAAGTAACCTTTGCTCCTCAAAGCATCAGATCCCAGAAGACTCATCATAAAGAGCAGAGCAGGATATAGAGTTTGAAAACACAAACTGTGCTTGGAGGGGAGAGTAGTGAACAAACTCTCATTCAAACCTTATCTCTGGTACAGTGCCAGTCTTCAAGGATCATCCAGCCCTACAGAGGAGAGACAGTGCTGTGGAAAAATACTTCTTAAAACCCATTTAAGTGCTACTCCAAACACCTATTGGAAGACTATTACACTGGAACAGTCTTTAAGATCAGCAGTTAAAATagattggggggcaggaggaataTTCAGCCTCTAACCTAGGAAATCCCATGACAGGTCTTAATACTTTCTAATTCCAAGAGTCAAGATCTAGTGATCAGAGGCGATTTATTTTGTGTTCTTAAGAACCAAACATCACTTTTACCTTTCCACAGGAgcatgggaaagttttacttttaGTTGCAGTGAAGTGGAACTCGTTCCATTCATTGCGTTGGAACAGAAACTGCTCCCCACTCTGTATTCTACTACACCAGTGAAATCTGTTGCACTTCAGCAAGACTTTATGGCATTTGCAGATTAAAACAAGATGACTGGCTAGGAGTTGGAGATACTGCCTACACACATTTTGGCAATTAGCCTGATGGTTTAAAATTACTATTCTGGCTCAAAGTCTGGTAGTGGGGTGCCTGAGCATGCACAGGGGACTATGGGAAAGCTGTTAGCCTCTGTGCCTGATCACACCTTCTACCATCACCATTGGAACCTCAAGCCAATTATGGAGCACAACTGGCATGAATTGGAGCCCCAATTAGTCCTCACTCAGAAGGGGATTATGGGTAGAAAGAGGAACATTTTAGAAGGGTCACCAGGAAGTAGTTTAGGTCTAACATTCTGTTTGGAAAAAGAAaccaaaggtttagaaaaatctaatgttttaaaatatcagccaaaaaacccaaacctcttCTATCTAACCTTTCCCTGGTAATATTAGAATGTCAGTTCACAGGCCATGCCCTAGGGCACAAGAACTAGAAAGGGAAACCAGCTACAGAAAAAGTGAAAATGACCTCTTGAGTTTCACTGGTCATTCTGAGTGAAGTGCCCAAAAGTAAACAAATAGCCTAATCCAGTGTTCAACCTGAAAGAATATTAAATAATCTCAGATATTATTAGTAACATggggtggattttttaaaatatcatctgGCCAAAGTGCCTTTAAAGCATGTGAGGAACAGCCAGGAGCATTAAAACGCATTAGATGCACATTTCAATGTGACAGTACAATCTAGAGAAATTCTGAGAACAGTCCAGAAGAGAGAGGGACTGTATCCGTAGTCTGCATGGAAATGGTGCTGTGGAATGTTGTATTACTGAATACAGACCAGAGCAAGAAGAAACTATTGCATTAGATAACTCAGGCAATTAAGAGTGCTTTGAGTAGGAAACACATTCAGCCTATCCACATAGTTTGGGTGGTAGCTGCATGTTTTAGCCACAGTTATAATTAGCATGAGCTGGTATTAGTTTAATGCTGTAAAAGCTAACTACTGCTTTCCTCAGGCAACTCGCCCCATTAAGATCATGTGGCATAACTGTCAAACGTACTGAGGACTCACCACTTCCATTGATTCACTAAGTGTCCTCAACATCTCCAAAGCCAACCCCTACTGATTAATAAGTTATTTGGGGGTGCCCTAAAAGAAACGCTGAGACAACTGAGTAACCACGCTAAGGCTATACTGACAGGCTTTCAGTCACACAAATGAAATCAGAGACCTCCTGAAACAGAGTGAAGCAATTTAAACACTTATGACACTTTTTCAGTGATACACTAATACCAAAGTTTGAAATATCAGGATCTTTAATGCCTACAAACATTAATACGGCAAAGGAACATCCTTTCATCATACAAGTTCATCTGAAAGGCTTGGTGCTGTTGAGCAGGTGTGATGAGGAACATATCTGTGGAAATCTTTCACTCATGGACAATCCTACTAGAAGTATAATCTCAGTGGTCACTTTGCTGCCCGGGGCTGGTATTTATTGATCATCACTTCTGCGGCACCATAAATGTATACGGTGATTTATGAAGTAAGCCACACTCCGGCTTCAAAATGCATCAACCTAAGGTAGACAAGACCCAAAATATACAAGACTTAAGCATAAATCCACATGCCTGGGACACCTCACTAAATCTCATGCAACCTGAAAACGCAGGGGTAAAATGTGTGCTGTTCAGACACTTGTTACTGTCTCTTTCTTCCACTGCAAAAGTGCTTCTATGTTCTGCCATCCCTTGCCCTCTATCTGTGGCTTCCCAGTGGGCAAAGTTCAGCTTCCGTGCTAGTATCTGAAGTTGTACAGCATGTGTTGGAAGTGGGAATGTCAGAGAGAGCTCCTGGTCTTGACAAGTTGCCCTGCTTGTTTGGCATGTCTGTTAATGGCTCTAGAGACCATTGGTCATAGTTGTCCATACACTGGAGCGTGTTGTTGCTAGGATAGGAAGCTTGCCTAGACTCCATAAGAGGGATGCTGACCAAATAATGCTATATAGAACTCTGTGTAGGGCTTGGAAAATGTATCAGATATTAGCTAAAAGCAGACA
This window encodes:
- the PSKH1 gene encoding serine/threonine-protein kinase H1 isoform X1; the encoded protein is MGCGTSKVLPEPPTDVQLDLVKKVEPYTGHKNDVYKHFIKDDGGAAIKAGSPSPPCHTNPYSGGHPPNYMEQPEPRKNKVAKYRAKFDPRVTAKYDIKALIGRGSFSRVVRVEHKASKQPYAIKMIETKYREGREVCESELCVLRRVRHTNIIQLIEVFETQERVYMVMELATGGELFDRIIAKGSFTERDATRVLQMVLDGVKYLHTLGITHRDLKPENLLYYHPGTDSKIMITDFGLASARKKGDDCLMKTTCGTPEYIAPEILVRKPYTNSVDMWALGVISYILLSGTMPFEDDNRTRLYRQILKGKYSYSGEPWPSVSNLAKDFIDRLLTVDPSDRMTALQALKHPWVVSMAASSSMKNLHRSISQNLLKRASSRCQSTKSAQSTRSSRSTKSNKSRRVRERELRELNLRYQQQYNG
- the PSKH1 gene encoding serine/threonine-protein kinase H1 isoform X2, with amino-acid sequence MGCGTSKVLPEPPTDVQLDLVKKVEPYTGHKNDVYKHFIKDDGGAAIKAGSPSPPCHTNPYSGGHPPNYMEQPEPRKNKVAKYRAKFDPRVTAKYDIKALIGRGSFSRVVRVEHKASKQPYAIKMIETKYREGREVCESELCVLRRVRHTNIIQLIEVFETQERVYMVMELATGGELFDRIIAKGSFTERDATRVLQMVLDGVKYLHTLGITHRDLKPENLLYYHPGTDSKIMITDFGLASARKKGDDCLMKTTCGTPEYIAPEILVRKPYTNSVDMWALGVISYILLSGTMPFEDDNRTRLYRQILKGKYSYSGEMIMKTCSGFNKAVRTSVKQRADQGLSSKEAQCSLESWNIQQD